From Aspergillus fumigatus Af293 chromosome 3, whole genome shotgun sequence, a single genomic window includes:
- a CDS encoding M18 family aminopeptidase encodes MTSKLAQNLKQPALDFLSFVNASPTQTGTDSSTKSLAFHAVQSAKELLIKAGFQEIKEKDSWASTCRPGGKYYLTRNSSTIVAFAVGKKWKPGNAISMIGAHTDSPVLRVKPVSNKRGEGYMQVGVETYGGGIWHTWFDRDLGVAGRAMVKTRDGSIVQKLIRIDRPILRIPTLAIHLDRQETFSFNKETQLFPIAGLVAAELNRTGEPKDAEAKQDGKGEFSPLKAITERHHPYFVELLATEAGVEPADILDFEMILFDTQKSCLGGMHEEFIFSPRLDNLNSSFCATVGLIESVADSSALDDETSIRLISLFDHEEIGSRTAQGADSNLLPAVIHRLSVLPSTSSDQDDVSTAYEQTLSTSFLLSADMAHAVHPNYAAKYESDHRPEINKGPVIKINANARYATNSPGIVLLQEVARKAAENGGEGVPLQLFVVRNDSSCGSTIGPMLSAALGARTLDLGNPQLSMHSIRETGGTYDVGHSIRLFTSFFKHYSSVSKQILVD; translated from the exons ATGACCTCTAAGCTCGCGCAAAACTTGAAGCAGCCCGCCTTGGACTTTTTGTCCTTTGTCAATGCCTCTCCAACAC AGACTGGAACTGACAGCAGCACGAAATCCTTAGCTTTCCATGCTGTTCAGTCTGCAAAAGAACTCCTCATTAAAGCAGGATTTCAGGAAATCAAG GAAAAGGACTCTTGGGCTTCGACATGCCGACCTGGCGGAAAGTATTATCTGACCCGCAATAGCTCAACTATCGTAGCTTTTGCGGTAGGCAAGAAATGGAAG CCTGGCAATGCTATATCCATGATCGGTGCGCACACAGACTCCCCTGTTCTGAGAGTCAAGCCTGTCAGCAACAAGCGCGGAGAGGGCTATATGCAAGTTGGTGTTGAGACGTATGGTGGAGGCATCTGGCACACAT GGTTTGACCGTGACCTGGGAGTAGCGGGTCGCGCTATGGTTAAGACCAGGGATGGCTCCATTGTGCAGAAATTGATTAGGATCGACCGTCCAA TCCTTCGCATTCCCACCTTGGCCATTCATCTTGACCGCCAGGAAACTTTCTCTTTCAACAAAGAGACCCAGCTGTTCCCTATTGCTGGCCTTGTGGCAGCCGAGCTCAACCGTACCGGTGAGCCCAAAGACGCTGAAGCCAAGCAGGATGGTAAGGGCGAATTTTCTCCTCTGAAGGCGATAACTGAGCGTCATCATCCCTACTTTGTCGAGCTTCTGGCTACTGAGGCAGGTGTCGAGCCCGCCGACATTCTTGACTTCGAAATGATTCTATTTGACACCCAAAAATCTTGCCTTGGTGGCATGCATGAGGAGTTCATTTTCTCACCTAGGCTGGATAACCTCAACAGCTCTTTCTGTGCCACTGTTGGCTTGATCGAGTCTGTTGCTGATTCCTCGGCactggatgatgagacatcTATCCGACTGATTTCATTGTTCGACCATGAGGAGATTGGAAGCCGTACTGCTCAGGGCGCGGACTCAAACCTCCTTCCCGCCGTCATTCATCGCTTGTCGGTTCTTCCTTCGACTTCGTCCGACCAAGACGATGTATCTACAGCCTATGAGCAGACTTTGTCTACCTCCTTCCTCCTATCCGCCGATATGGCTCACGCAGTACACCCAAATTACGCTGCGAAGTACGAATCCGATCACCGTCCAGAGATCAACAAGGGCCCTGTCATCAAAATCAATGCCAATGCTCGCTACGCTACAAACTCGCCTGGCAttgttcttcttcaggaAGTTGCTCGAAAGGCAGCGGAAAATGGGGGCGAAGGAGTCCCTCTGCAGCTCTTCGTTGTCCGCAACGATTCCAGCTGCGGTAGCACTATCGGACCTATGCTGTCTGCTGCACTAGGTGCTCGAACCCTTGATCTGGGTAACCCTCAATTGAGCATGCACAGTATCCGTGAGACTGGTGGTACCTACGATGTGGGACACTCGATACGCCTGTTTACTAGTTTCTTCAAACACTACTCGAGCGTTTCTAAACAGATTCTGGTCGACTGA
- a CDS encoding replication factor C subunit 2, which translates to MAANFFNNKARAAAAAAAAASTSSKQKPTDGKEEQTRLQPWVEKYRPKTLDDVAAQDHTTKVLQRTLQASNLPHMLFYGPPGTGKTSTILALAKSLFGPALYRSRILELNASDERGIGIVREKVKGFARTQLSQPTGLDSSYFEQYPCPPFKIIILDEADSMTQDAQSALRRTMEQYSRITRFCLVCNYVTRIIEPLASRCSKFRFKPLDNSAAAERLAHIARLENLKLDEGVIDKLISCSEGDLRRAITYMQSAARLVGAGRPTSQKDGDEDSEMTDASSEPVTMQMIEEIAGVVPESVIDRLIQAMQPKKLGSSYEAISTVVTDIVADGWSAGQLVLQLYRRIVYNDAIPDIQKNKIVTAFSEMDKRLVDGADEHLSILDLALRISGILGGS; encoded by the exons ATGGCTGCCAATTTCTTTAACAACAAGGCCcgagctgcagctgctgcagctgccgCAGCATCCACCAGTTCGAAGCAAAAGCCAACAGATggaaaggaggagcagacaCGGCTGCAGCCATGGGTTGAGAAATA CCGTCCCAAGACCCTCGATGATGTAGCCGCGCAAGACCACACCACGAAAGTCCTTCAACGGACATTACAAGCTTCAAAT CTCCCTCACATGCTTTTCTATGGTCCCCCAGGTACAGGAAAGACCTCGACCATCCTCGCGCTCGCAAAATCGCTATTCGGTCCTGCTCTTTATCGGTCACGTATCCTCGAACTGAACGCCTCAGACGAACGTGGTATTGGCATTGTCCGAGAAAAAGTCAAGGGATTCGCCCGCACACAACTCAGCCAACCCACAGGACTAGACTCGTCATATTTCGAACAATACCCTTGCCCACcgttcaagatcatcatcctGGATGAGGCGGATAGCATGACTCAGGATGCACAGTCTGCACTCAGACGCACGATGGAACAATACAGCCGGATCACCCGTTTCTGTCTCGTCTGCAACTACGTCACACGGATCATAGAGCCGCTTGCCAGTCGATGCAGCAAGTTCCGCTTCAAGCCGCTGGATAATTCGGCTGCAGCGGAGCGCTTGGCGCATATTGCCAGATTGGAGAATTTGAAGCTTGATGAAGGCGTCATTGATAAGCTGATTAGCTGCAGTGAAGGTGATTTACGGCGTGCCATTACATACATGCAGAGTGCGGCCCGGTTGGTAGGCGCTGGTCGTCCGACGAGTCAAAAAGATGGGGACGAGGACTCTGAGATGACAGACGCCAGCTCAGAACCTGTCACTATGCAAATGATTGAAGAGATTGCCGGCGTTGTCCCTGAAAGTGTTATAGATAGACTCATTCAGGCCATGCAGCCCAAGAAATTAGGGTCTTCCTACGAGGCTATCTCTACCGTCGTCACGGATATTGTTGCAGATGGGTGGAGTGCGGGTCAGCTTGTCTTGCAG CTGTACCGACGGATTGTCTACAACGATGCTATTCCGGACATACAAAAGAACAAGATTGTAACTGCCTTCTCTGAGATGGACAAGCGTCTGGTCGACGGCGCAGACGAGCATTTATCGATACTAGATCTCGCCCTTCGGATATCAGGCATCCTAGGCGGCTCGTAA
- a CDS encoding ATP-dependent Clp protease proteolytic subunit, with translation MNSSIFLKRLGRTALQPVLSRSFTSTIPALSSAIPPRGWTPTPFVTETVGGGWHTYDIFSRLLKERIICLNGEVDETMSASIVAQLLFLEADNPQKPIHLYINSPGGSVTAGLAIYDTMTYIASPVSTICVGQAASMGSLLLCGGDPGKRYCLPHSSIMIHQPSGGYFGQASDIAIHAKEILRVRNQLNKIYQRHLTGKKVLSLEEIEKLMERDYFMGAQEALEMGIVDEILDRRVKPQNEGGEGEGKPPVP, from the exons ATGAACTCAAGCATCTTCTTGAAAAGGCTGGGTCGCACCGCCCTTCAGCCTGTGTTGTCGCGAAGCTTCACCAGCACCATCCCCGCATTGTCCAGCGCAATCCCTCCGAGAGGGTGGACCCCAACACCATTTGTGACTGAAACAGTG GGAGGCGGTTGGCACACAT ATGATATCTTTTCCAGGTTGTTAAAG GAGCGTATAATCTGCCTCAATGGCGAAGTAGACGAAACCATGTCCGCGTCGATAGTCGcccagctcctcttcctcgaagCCGACAACCCTCAGAAACCTATCCACCTATACATTAATTCTCCCGGTGGCTCAGTGACAGCTG GCCTCGCCATCTACGACACAATGACCTACATTGCATCCCCAGTCAGCACAATCTGCGTTGGACAGGCAGCCTCCATGGGATCGCTATTGCTTTGCGGCGGCGATCCGGGGAAACGGTACTGCCTCCCACACTCGTCTATAATGATACACCAGCCCTCGGGTGGGTACTTCGGACAAGCGAGCGATATCGCCATTCACGCCAAAGAGATTCTACGTGTTCGCAACCAATTGAACAAGATCTACCAGCGGCACCTGACAGGGAAGAAAGTGCTGTctcttgaggagatcgagaagttGATGGAACGTGATTACTTTATGGGGGCTCAggaggctttggagatgGGTATCGTCGACGAGATTTTGGACCGCAGGGTAAAGCCGCAaaatgaaggaggagaaggcgaagggAAGCCACCAGTGCCGTGA
- the dscD gene encoding DSC4 family protein — protein sequence MTTPDAFRDAEYIADVSGISYGNVANLTEQDANVVPRENERMRKLQLAAKVAFIDRLLRDLDILIYCELSALYYMDCSVILFAIRAIVQLIFFTPKAPPFDPTRNQPFIGAIFVSNIFCMIFHNFFTHPEASEATRGYLHGGLLIDFIGQKAPISLFRLFLLDFLVLILDLVMLGLIVERVKTTGQTSTTSTEILRVQDHDSEERGVHRTRPESRSSVVGAELDETDGHITRANAGVGEQAEHTQLLADPSEDGHTPGAKNSHPLDAFSSGEAVIMNLGLFDVIRDQWKYSTTAPPARTSSYIPSDQTAAFLRARFGLQVGPDGRVQRIES from the exons ATGACAACTCCAGATGCCTTTCGAGATGCGGAGTACATCGCTGACGTGTCCGGCATATCTTATGGAAACGTCGCGAATCTCACCGAGCAAGATGCTAATGTGGTGCCTCGAGAGAATGAGCGCATGAGAaagctgcagctggctgccAAGGTCGCGTTCATTGATCGTTTACTTCGCgatcttgatatcctcaTTTACTGCGAGCTATCTGCGCTCTATTACATGGA TTGCTCAGTCATACTCTTCGCAATCCGTGCTATAGTGCAGCTGATATTTTTCACCCCCAAAGCCCCTCCTTTTGATCCGACGCGGAATCAACCCTTCATCGGAGCCATCTTCGTCAGTAACATCTTTTGTATGATCTTTCACAACTTCTTCACCCATCCTGAGGCCAGCGAGGCTACTCGAGGGTATCTTCATGGAGGGTTGTTGATCGATTTCATCGGACAAAAAGCCCCCATTTCGCTATTTCGGTTATTTTTGCTCGATTTTCTTGTGCTGattctcgatctcgtcaTGCTGGGTCTCATAGTCGAAAGAGTGAAAACTACAGGGCAAACGTCCACTACTTCTACAGAAATTCTCAGAGTACAAGACCATGACTCGGAGGAAAGAGGTGTCCATAGGACTCGACCCGAATCGCGGTCTTCCGTTGTTGGTGCTGAGCTTGATGAGACCGACGGCCATATTACACGTGCAAATGCCGGTGTAGGTGAACAGGCGGAACATACACAATTATTGGCAGACCCGTCAGAGGATGGCCATACGCCTGGTGCGAAGAATAGCCACCCTCTGGACGCATTCTCCTCCGGAGAGGCTGTGATCATGAATCTTGGCCTCTTTGATGTCATACGTGACCAATGGAAATATAGTACGACTGCTCCGCCGGCGCGAACATCTTCGTACATACCTTCGGACCAGACGGCGGCTTTTCTACGAGCAAGATTTGGACTGCAGGTCGGGCCTGACGGTCGTGTTCAGCGGATAGAATCCTGA
- a CDS encoding putative protein transport membrane glycoprotein Sec20: MASTAALQARLKELSIALAQIHPLIDRLRNFTVAIGQGDEARLELGQEIHGSLKEAEEQMEILKVEVDALETGNESGRKGVDNAKELEKERIVSLAGRLAEEMKRTRVDFRNAQLQAKRNAEAAKRKERELLFSRSQSAERRSQLNEKLSHDDIVKNASNDVTAALRRTHQLMQAELSRSQFAHQTLEQSTAALSSLSESYTDLDSLLSSSRDLIGSLLRSQKSDTWYLETAFYILVGTISWLIFRRILYGPLWWLVWLPIKLIARSAFAILGTVGITSTAVQLQPSASLSQSMPHEAPTLGQTAAMPSASISASWDESQAPEEQSETDRLIDQIGDTIEKNSKLGDETNIDDVSPEERQRQEEIPRNPKKRMYEATEIEQDLRDEL; encoded by the exons atggcttcaacagCTGCTCTCCAAGCTCGACTCAAAGAGCTCTCAATAGCTCTGGCTCAGATACACCCGCTCATCGATCGTCTAAGGAATTTTACAGTGGCTATTGGTCAAGGCGACGAGGCCCGCCTAGAATTGGGACAGGAAATACATGGCTCATTGAAAGAGGCGGAAGAGCAGATGGAGATCCTGAAGGTTGAGGTCGATGCTCTTGAAACTGGCAACGAAAGCGGACGGAAAGGTGTGGACAATGCGAAGGAGCTGGAAAAGGAGCGAATCGTATCATTGGCGGGGAGGttggccgaggagatgaagag GACAAGAGTGGATTTTCGCAATGCTCAGCTCCAGGCGAAACGAAACGCGGAGGCCGCAAAACGCAAGGAGAGAGAGCTATTGTTTTCGAGGTCACAGAGTGCTGAGCGCCGAAGCCAATTGAACGAGAAGCTGTCGCATGATGATATTGTCAAGAACGCCTCAAACGATGTTACTGCCGCACTGCGCAGGACGCACCAGCTGATGCAGGCAGAACTATCTCGAAGTCAATTTGCTCACCAAACTCTAG AGCAATCCACAGCTGCCCTGTCCTCATTATCGGAGTCTTACACCGATCTGGACTCTCTCCTCTCATCGTCCCGCGATCTCATCGGTTCTCTCCTCCGGTCCCAAAAGTCTGACACTTGGTACCTGGAAACAGCATTCTACATCCTTGTTGGAACAATATCTTGGCTCATATTCCGTCGCATATTATATGGACCGCTCTGGTGGCTTGTATGGCTGCCGATTAAGTTGATAGCGAGGTCCGCGTTCGCTATCCTTGGAACAGTCGGGATCACTAGCACGGCCGTTCAATTACAACCATCAGCTTCACTCAGCCAAAGCATGCCTCATGAAGCACCAACATTAGGACAAACAGCAGCCATGCCTAGCGCGTCCATCAGCGCTTCTTGGGACGAATCCCAAGCTCCTGAAGAGCAATCTGAGACTGATCGGCTGATTGATCAGATTGGCGATACGATAGAAAAGAACAGCAAATTGGGGGACGAAACCAACATCGACGACGTGTCACCAGAAGAAAGGCAACGACAAGAAGAGATACCGCGAAATCCAAAGAAACGCATGTACGAAGCTACAGAAATCGAACAAGACCTGAGAGATGAGTTATAG
- a CDS encoding mitochondrial 54S ribosomal mL53 protein: MTIPLHTITSFRATFNPFSRSARPCRLLLSLLRNPSTTPASSPTHIDIQVTQLPRHSTQPPEMTVGFRGGKEVKIEVGKKQMKIGDVIEELARVGRSIEREETLKG; this comes from the coding sequence ATGACCATTCCACTGCACACAATCACTTCCTTCCGGGCGACCTTCAATCCGTTCTCCCGGTCTGCTCGTCCCTGCCGCTtgctcctttctctcctccgCAACCCTTCAACCACACCCGCCTCGAGTCCGACGCACATTGATATTCAAGTCACTCAGCTGCCACGCCACTCGACACAGCCCCCTGAGATGACGGTAGGGTTCAGAGGAGgcaaggaggtcaagatcGAGGTGGGCAAGAAACAAATGAAGATCGGTGATGTGATCGAAGAACTTGCACGTGTGGGACGGAGTATCGAACGAGAAGAAACCCTCAAGGGTTAA